In Synechococcus sp. RS9909, one genomic interval encodes:
- a CDS encoding chlororespiratory reduction protein 7, with the protein MSDPLIRACDHYVVLEPGQPERFLSAADTVTWLEGQLAALETLPDDLVAAGSLTAAARRLLDTACDLEISPGLTLQWFAVRLEPPERD; encoded by the coding sequence ATGTCTGATCCCCTGATTCGTGCCTGCGATCACTATGTGGTTCTGGAGCCGGGCCAGCCGGAGCGGTTTCTCTCCGCCGCCGACACCGTGACATGGCTGGAAGGCCAGCTGGCCGCCTTGGAGACCCTGCCTGACGACCTCGTGGCCGCCGGTTCCCTCACGGCTGCAGCCCGGAGACTGCTGGATACCGCTTGTGATCTGGAGATCTCCCCAGGGCTCACTCTGCAGTGGTTTGCGGTGCGCCTGGAGCCCCCTGAACGGGATTGA
- a CDS encoding DUF6816 family protein, producing the protein MVRRLLRPIIVALLLLLCLAIPVRADGSATLLEQRLQAWPDWQLPAPLPRPDRRGDLVYPAWFAGEWQVTSLDLTAEGETGAPLRHQARFLLDTQQRVVPDRAFNALAIGRAVLGSALLTVEQPADDHTRQLARLRNDQLLETTVIGRRQSDPQQEPFTTDELVLQIVHGPGSPRISRVETLSRYHPCTPRPAAVERICAEQWQARFSGPEQGLDAAPLARAHYRLALTRLPDQPETDGSPNDPARRTAAAAGGDH; encoded by the coding sequence ATGGTGCGACGACTGCTGCGTCCGATCATCGTGGCTCTGCTGCTGCTGCTGTGCCTCGCCATCCCGGTGCGGGCCGATGGCAGCGCGACGCTGCTGGAGCAACGCCTGCAGGCCTGGCCTGACTGGCAGCTGCCGGCGCCGTTGCCGCGCCCCGATCGCCGTGGGGATCTGGTGTATCCGGCCTGGTTTGCCGGCGAGTGGCAGGTGACGAGCCTGGATCTGACGGCGGAAGGGGAGACCGGCGCACCGCTCCGCCATCAGGCCCGGTTTCTCCTTGATACGCAGCAGCGGGTCGTGCCCGATCGCGCCTTCAATGCCCTCGCGATCGGCCGAGCGGTGCTGGGTTCGGCCTTGTTGACGGTGGAGCAGCCAGCCGACGATCACACTCGGCAACTGGCCCGGCTGCGGAACGACCAGCTGCTGGAGACCACTGTGATCGGCAGGCGACAGAGCGATCCGCAGCAGGAGCCGTTCACAACCGACGAACTGGTGCTTCAGATCGTGCATGGCCCTGGATCGCCCAGGATCAGCCGGGTGGAAACCCTCAGCCGCTACCACCCCTGCACACCCAGGCCAGCGGCGGTGGAACGCATCTGCGCCGAGCAATGGCAGGCTCGCTTCAGCGGGCCCGAGCAGGGACTGGACGCTGCTCCCCTGGCACGCGCCCACTACCGGCTCGCGCTCACACGGCTGCCGGATCAACCTGAAACAGACGGGTCTCCAAACGATCCCGCCAGGCGAACAGCGGCTGCAGCTGGGGGTGATCACTGA
- a CDS encoding 6-carboxytetrahydropterin synthase encodes MADSSAMASAPHGQGRGCVITRRACFSASHRYWLPELDADDNAARFGPCTLAPGHGHNYELIVSMAGPLDADGMVLNLSEVKHAIRSEVTEALDFRFLNEAWPEFDVTRPEGCLPTTEALVRVIWHRLSAHLPLVALRLYESPGLWADYLGHGMDAYLTLRTHFAAAHRLARPELSQEENERIYGKCARPHGHGHNYLVEVTVRGSIDPRTGMVCDLAALQSLLDDLVVEPFDHTFLNKDVPHFSTCVPTAENIALHIADRLAAPVQAIGAHLHKVRLQESPNNAAEVFAEAPQLNMAPVGLEAAMAS; translated from the coding sequence ATGGCTGACAGTTCTGCGATGGCCTCCGCTCCCCATGGCCAGGGACGTGGTTGTGTGATCACCCGTCGCGCCTGCTTCAGCGCCAGCCATCGGTACTGGTTGCCGGAGCTGGATGCGGATGACAACGCCGCCCGCTTCGGGCCCTGCACCCTCGCACCCGGACACGGCCACAATTACGAGTTGATCGTGTCGATGGCCGGACCTCTCGATGCCGATGGCATGGTGCTCAACCTCTCTGAGGTGAAGCATGCGATCCGTTCGGAGGTCACCGAAGCGCTCGACTTCCGCTTCCTCAATGAAGCCTGGCCGGAGTTTGATGTCACCAGGCCGGAGGGCTGTCTGCCCACCACCGAGGCGTTGGTGCGCGTGATCTGGCATCGGCTTTCCGCCCACCTCCCCCTGGTCGCCCTGCGGCTTTACGAATCACCAGGCCTCTGGGCCGACTACCTCGGACACGGCATGGACGCTTATCTCACCCTTCGCACCCACTTCGCTGCCGCTCACCGACTGGCACGACCCGAGCTCAGCCAGGAGGAGAACGAGCGGATCTACGGCAAATGCGCTCGCCCCCATGGGCATGGTCACAACTATCTGGTGGAGGTGACCGTGCGGGGCAGCATCGATCCCCGCACGGGCATGGTCTGCGATCTGGCAGCGCTTCAGAGCCTGCTCGACGACCTGGTGGTCGAGCCCTTCGACCACACGTTCCTCAATAAGGACGTGCCCCATTTCTCCACCTGTGTCCCCACAGCGGAGAACATCGCCCTGCACATCGCCGACCGGCTTGCTGCGCCGGTGCAGGCGATCGGCGCCCATCTGCACAAGGTGCGGCTGCAGGAAAGCCCGAACAACGCCGCTGAAGTGTTTGCTGAGGCGCCGCAGCTCAACATGGCACCCGTTGGCCTTGAGGCGGCGATGGCCTCCTGA
- a CDS encoding MFS transporter — MSGSSRWHPQQRNIFLLASGLSTAGSFAGLTAKGWILMDGTANPMLLALHFAALSLPTLLVSGPAGVRTDRIGCETVLIQAQWALLGAGLLGALSIPLLDGAAQVAVLLASTLLVGIASAYELTARNKYCALLVDEPSQLAPYLTSFSVIFNVGKLVGPPLGGWLVALTGPATALSLDALTYLLPIASVIWLLQPNRDQEQRSVNRARSSLLHAWRDCGITLRHVLRFTALICLVGFFHPGLAPLIAADTIGPDPLDLGLFTSVLAAGSILGGVVLQRNSHRFCHRPCLTLGCFALITAVAQLGMAQEASQRTALLMAFLIGGGTAGLLSSANLITQVGSPQVMRGRMAGLSQIAFLGGGGLSGIIAAGLTQTLGLRSTFAITGAIGLVLAGMEIARRGRVVLEETDAFRSA; from the coding sequence GTGAGCGGTTCAAGTCGCTGGCATCCACAGCAACGCAACATCTTTCTGCTCGCGTCGGGCCTGAGCACCGCCGGGTCGTTCGCGGGTCTCACCGCCAAGGGGTGGATCCTCATGGATGGCACGGCCAATCCCATGCTGCTGGCCCTCCACTTCGCCGCCCTCTCCCTGCCCACCCTGCTGGTGAGCGGTCCGGCCGGTGTGCGCACCGACCGGATTGGCTGCGAAACCGTGCTGATTCAGGCCCAGTGGGCCCTGCTGGGAGCCGGCCTGCTCGGGGCCCTCTCCATTCCCCTGCTCGATGGCGCCGCCCAGGTGGCGGTGCTGCTGGCCAGCACCCTGCTGGTGGGGATCGCCAGCGCCTACGAACTCACCGCCCGAAACAAATACTGCGCCCTGCTGGTGGATGAGCCCTCCCAGTTGGCTCCCTACCTGACGAGCTTTTCCGTGATCTTCAACGTGGGCAAGCTGGTGGGCCCCCCTCTGGGGGGTTGGCTGGTGGCCCTGACGGGACCCGCCACAGCCCTCAGCCTCGATGCCCTCACCTACCTCTTGCCAATTGCCAGTGTGATCTGGCTGCTGCAACCGAATCGCGACCAGGAGCAGCGCAGCGTCAACCGCGCCCGATCCTCCCTGCTGCATGCCTGGCGTGATTGCGGCATCACCCTGCGCCATGTGCTGCGCTTCACGGCCCTGATCTGTCTGGTGGGCTTCTTCCACCCCGGCCTTGCCCCCTTGATCGCCGCCGACACCATCGGGCCAGACCCCCTGGACCTGGGACTTTTCACGAGCGTGCTAGCCGCCGGCAGCATCCTGGGGGGGGTGGTGTTGCAACGCAACAGTCATCGTTTCTGCCATCGCCCTTGCCTCACCCTGGGCTGCTTCGCCCTGATCACGGCTGTCGCCCAACTGGGCATGGCCCAGGAAGCGTCGCAACGCACGGCGTTGCTGATGGCCTTCCTGATCGGTGGCGGCACGGCCGGACTGCTCAGCAGCGCCAACCTGATCACCCAGGTGGGCTCCCCCCAGGTGATGCGAGGGCGGATGGCTGGATTGAGTCAGATCGCTTTCCTTGGCGGCGGCGGCCTGAGCGGCATCATTGCCGCCGGCCTGACCCAAACCCTCGGCCTCAGAAGCACCTTTGCCATCACAGGAGCCATCGGCCTGGTGTTAGCCGGCATGGAAATTGCCAGGCGCGGTCGGGTCGTGCTGGAGGAAACCGATGCGTTCAGATCAGCTTGA
- a CDS encoding B12-binding domain-containing radical SAM protein: MRTLFVYPQFPKTFWSYEKILELVNRKVLLPPLGLVTVAALLPQEWEMKLVDRNVREVTEAEWSWAELVVISGMIVQKDDMQCQIAEAKRRGLPVAVGGPYASSTPDAPEIADADFKVLDEGEITLPMFVEAIQRGDRSGRFSAEGDKPDVTSTPIPRFDLLELDAYDSMSVQFSRGCPFNCEFCDIIVLYGRKPRTKTPEQLIAELQSLYDLGWRRSIFLVDDNFIGNKRNAKLLLPQIKAWQEERGYPFSFATEASVDLADDEEMMRMMHEARFESVFLGIETPDESSLETARKVQNTRNPLDAAVDRITANGIRVMAGFIIGFDGEQSGAGRRIVDFVTRTGIPAAMMGMLQALPNTALWHRLEKEGRLIQDKAAAKGVNQTNLLNFKPTRPIRDIANEYVEAFCALYEPNAYMDRVYSYYLKMGAPRWKGTAKLPTWTDLRALSIVIWRQGIQRSTRWRFWRYMFGMARQNPALLEQFLVVLAHNEHFLEYRSIVQQEIREQLESLPPEEPSSSRELQTA; the protein is encoded by the coding sequence ATGCGCACGCTGTTCGTTTACCCCCAGTTCCCGAAGACCTTCTGGAGCTACGAGAAAATTCTCGAACTGGTGAACAGGAAGGTCCTTCTGCCGCCCCTGGGCCTGGTGACCGTGGCAGCCCTGCTGCCCCAGGAGTGGGAGATGAAGCTGGTCGACCGCAACGTGCGCGAGGTCACCGAAGCGGAATGGTCGTGGGCGGAGCTGGTGGTGATCTCCGGGATGATCGTCCAGAAGGACGACATGCAGTGCCAGATCGCCGAAGCGAAGCGACGCGGACTGCCGGTGGCTGTAGGCGGCCCCTACGCCAGCTCCACCCCCGATGCCCCCGAGATTGCCGACGCTGATTTCAAGGTTCTGGATGAGGGTGAGATCACCCTGCCGATGTTTGTGGAGGCGATTCAGCGGGGTGATCGCAGTGGCCGCTTCAGCGCCGAAGGCGATAAGCCGGATGTGACCTCCACCCCCATCCCCCGCTTCGACCTGCTCGAACTGGACGCCTATGACTCCATGAGCGTGCAGTTCTCGCGCGGTTGCCCGTTCAACTGCGAGTTCTGCGACATCATCGTGCTGTATGGCCGCAAGCCCCGCACCAAAACCCCCGAACAGCTGATCGCCGAACTGCAGAGTCTTTACGACCTGGGGTGGCGCCGCTCGATCTTCCTGGTCGACGACAACTTCATTGGCAACAAGCGCAACGCCAAGTTGCTCCTGCCCCAGATCAAAGCCTGGCAGGAGGAGCGGGGCTATCCCTTCAGTTTCGCGACCGAAGCTTCGGTGGATCTCGCCGATGATGAGGAGATGATGCGGATGATGCACGAAGCACGCTTTGAAAGCGTGTTCCTGGGCATCGAAACCCCGGACGAATCGAGTCTGGAAACAGCTCGCAAGGTGCAGAACACTCGCAATCCGCTGGATGCAGCGGTTGACCGCATCACCGCCAATGGGATCCGGGTGATGGCAGGGTTCATCATCGGGTTCGACGGTGAACAGTCAGGTGCAGGGCGTCGCATCGTGGACTTTGTCACTCGCACCGGCATTCCGGCGGCGATGATGGGCATGTTGCAGGCCCTGCCCAACACCGCCCTCTGGCATCGTCTCGAGAAAGAAGGTCGCCTGATTCAAGACAAGGCCGCCGCCAAGGGGGTCAACCAGACCAATCTGCTCAATTTCAAGCCCACGCGGCCGATCCGCGACATCGCCAATGAATATGTGGAGGCGTTCTGCGCGCTCTATGAGCCGAACGCCTACATGGATCGCGTCTATTCCTATTACCTCAAAATGGGCGCGCCGCGTTGGAAAGGCACCGCCAAACTTCCCACCTGGACTGATCTGCGCGCCCTCTCGATTGTGATCTGGCGCCAGGGCATCCAACGCAGCACCCGTTGGCGCTTCTGGCGTTACATGTTCGGCATGGCCCGCCAGAATCCAGCCCTGCTGGAGCAGTTTCTCGTGGTGCTCGCCCACAACGAACACTTCCTCGAATATCGCTCGATCGTGCAGCAAGAGATTCGCGAACAACTGGAGTCTCTGCCCCCGGAAGAACCAAGCAGCTCCAGGGAATTGCAGACGGCCTGA
- a CDS encoding GNAT family N-acetyltransferase, whose product MASLSARWHRSLQEIPEADWERLVGEDAIPFYRWRWLTALEASGSIAADQGWQPLHLALRRDDDTLVAVAPLYLKGHSYGEFVFDQAFARLAADLGLRYYPKLVGMSPVSPVQGYRFHVAPGEDAGALTALMLRLIDDFAVRNGILSCNFLYVDPAWQPLAEAAGCACWLNQQSLWSAQGQEQFADYLAGFNANQRRNIKRERQAVRKAGISVTPLTGAALTPALLEAMHGFYAQHCARWGPWGSKYLEASFFDALVDPELSAHVVLFSAHRGDPHDPVAMSLCLQDQQQLWGRYWGTREEIDCLHFEVCYYAPIAWALERGLQRFDPGAGGSHKRRRGFVARPLASLHRWYDDRMDGLIRAWLPRANGLLLEEIEAINAELPFRAETPALGLSAADL is encoded by the coding sequence ATGGCCTCTCTGTCGGCCCGATGGCACCGGTCTTTGCAGGAGATTCCCGAAGCCGACTGGGAGCGGCTGGTCGGAGAGGACGCCATCCCCTTCTACCGTTGGCGCTGGCTCACGGCCCTGGAGGCCTCCGGAAGCATCGCGGCGGATCAGGGCTGGCAGCCGCTTCATCTCGCCCTGCGTCGCGACGACGACACCCTGGTGGCCGTGGCACCCCTCTATCTCAAGGGGCACAGCTATGGCGAGTTCGTGTTTGACCAAGCCTTTGCCCGCCTCGCCGCCGACCTGGGCTTGCGCTACTACCCCAAGCTCGTGGGCATGAGTCCGGTGAGCCCGGTGCAGGGGTATCGCTTCCATGTGGCGCCAGGCGAAGACGCCGGTGCACTGACGGCTCTGATGTTGCGCCTGATCGATGACTTCGCTGTGCGCAACGGCATCCTCAGCTGCAACTTCCTTTACGTGGATCCGGCATGGCAACCCCTGGCCGAGGCGGCCGGCTGTGCCTGCTGGCTCAATCAGCAGAGTCTCTGGTCTGCCCAGGGTCAGGAGCAGTTCGCCGACTATCTGGCCGGCTTCAACGCCAACCAGCGGCGCAACATCAAACGGGAGCGCCAGGCGGTGCGAAAGGCGGGGATCAGCGTGACGCCCCTCACGGGTGCGGCGCTGACCCCTGCACTGCTTGAGGCCATGCATGGCTTTTATGCCCAGCACTGTGCCCGCTGGGGTCCGTGGGGCAGCAAATATCTCGAGGCTTCCTTCTTCGATGCACTCGTCGATCCGGAGCTGAGCGCGCACGTGGTGCTGTTCAGTGCCCATCGCGGCGATCCTCACGATCCCGTGGCGATGTCGCTTTGCCTTCAGGATCAGCAGCAGTTGTGGGGCCGTTACTGGGGCACCCGGGAAGAGATCGATTGTCTGCACTTCGAGGTCTGTTATTACGCGCCGATCGCCTGGGCTCTGGAACGGGGGCTGCAACGGTTTGACCCCGGTGCCGGCGGCAGCCACAAACGGCGTCGGGGCTTTGTTGCCAGGCCTCTGGCGAGCCTGCACCGCTGGTATGACGATCGTATGGATGGTCTGATTCGTGCCTGGCTGCCGCGGGCGAACGGATTGCTGCTGGAGGAGATCGAGGCCATCAATGCGGAGCTGCCGTTCCGCGCCGAGACGCCGGCGTTGGGGCTCTCGGCTGCTGATTTGTAG
- a CDS encoding glutathione S-transferase family protein, protein MLELHQFRHSAFCLKVRMVLQAKALSYRVVEVTPGVGQLAVFRLSGQRQLPVLVDGDTVIADSSAIARHLESVEPDPSLIPQDARDAAQVHLIEDWADTTLAHAARLALVQAAASDPELRVALLPDDLPEPLRRTLAGLPGGWLQGLGEVLDQGERAAMFTSLQRLAAAVETTPWLVGDQLSMADLAVAAQLSLLRFPASAGDGLAGRGVPGLSDHPQLQPLFAWRDRLETRLFQVDPAAV, encoded by the coding sequence ATGCTGGAGCTCCATCAGTTCCGCCATTCCGCCTTCTGCCTGAAGGTGCGCATGGTGCTGCAGGCCAAAGCCCTGAGTTATCGCGTGGTGGAGGTCACCCCGGGCGTGGGTCAGCTGGCTGTTTTTCGCCTCTCGGGCCAGCGTCAGCTGCCCGTTCTGGTGGATGGCGACACGGTGATCGCTGATTCCTCGGCGATCGCCCGCCACCTCGAGTCGGTCGAACCCGACCCTTCCCTGATCCCTCAGGACGCGCGCGACGCGGCTCAGGTGCATCTGATCGAAGACTGGGCCGACACCACCCTGGCCCATGCCGCCCGCCTCGCCCTGGTGCAGGCGGCGGCGAGTGATCCGGAGCTGCGGGTGGCACTGCTGCCTGATGACCTGCCGGAACCGCTGCGGCGCACACTGGCCGGTTTGCCCGGCGGTTGGCTGCAGGGGCTTGGCGAGGTGCTCGATCAGGGGGAGCGTGCCGCCATGTTCACCAGCCTGCAGCGGCTGGCTGCGGCTGTGGAGACCACGCCCTGGTTGGTCGGAGATCAGCTTTCCATGGCCGATCTGGCGGTGGCGGCCCAGCTTTCGCTGCTGCGTTTTCCCGCGTCCGCCGGAGATGGCCTGGCGGGTCGGGGCGTGCCAGGACTCAGTGATCACCCCCAGCTGCAGCCGCTGTTCGCCTGGCGGGATCGTTTGGAGACCCGTCTGTTTCAGGTTGATCCGGCAGCCGTGTGA
- a CDS encoding DUF751 family protein, whose product MREFFVNVTRYPRYLIAFSLGVINSVAEPLARRRSNPVTAVALMGALVSGLISVGLVLRAMVTPSPLT is encoded by the coding sequence ATGCGCGAGTTTTTCGTCAATGTGACGCGGTACCCCCGCTACCTGATCGCCTTCAGCCTGGGGGTGATCAATTCCGTTGCCGAGCCCCTGGCCAGGCGGCGCAGCAACCCCGTGACCGCCGTTGCCCTGATGGGTGCTCTGGTGAGCGGCCTGATCAGCGTGGGGCTGGTGCTCCGTGCCATGGTGACTCCATCACCCCTGACCTGA
- a CDS encoding shikimate kinase codes for MTDPSQPLPHPLKARLGGRNLYLVGMMGSGKSSSGRPLAASLDYGFVDADAVIEQVAGRSIPHLFEEEGEEGFRDLESQVLQAIGQRHSLVVATGGGIVTRPENWGVLHQGLVVWLDPDRDQLLQRLRRDPGERPLLRSADPAATLDTLLSARRPLYAEADVQLTIGDDTPEEVAQRVLDAIPAVLNPVQGAPGAPQTTAE; via the coding sequence ATGACCGACCCTTCCCAGCCCCTGCCCCATCCCCTCAAAGCGCGCCTCGGGGGGCGCAATCTCTATCTGGTGGGCATGATGGGCAGCGGCAAAAGCAGCAGTGGCCGCCCCCTGGCCGCGAGCCTGGACTATGGCTTCGTGGATGCCGACGCCGTGATCGAGCAGGTGGCCGGTCGCTCGATTCCCCACCTGTTTGAGGAGGAGGGGGAGGAGGGCTTCCGCGATTTGGAATCCCAGGTGCTGCAGGCGATCGGCCAGCGCCACTCGCTGGTGGTGGCCACCGGCGGCGGCATCGTGACGCGACCCGAAAACTGGGGCGTGCTGCATCAGGGGCTGGTGGTCTGGCTGGATCCCGACCGTGACCAGCTGTTGCAACGGCTGCGGCGGGATCCGGGCGAACGCCCCCTGCTGCGCAGCGCTGACCCGGCAGCAACGCTCGACACCCTGTTGAGCGCAAGGCGGCCCCTCTACGCCGAAGCGGATGTGCAGCTGACCATTGGCGATGACACACCGGAAGAGGTGGCCCAGCGCGTCCTTGACGCCATTCCCGCCGTGCTCAATCCCGTTCAGGGGGCTCCAGGCGCACCGCAAACCACTGCAGAGTGA
- a CDS encoding DUF4346 domain-containing protein: MVTSAATAAQALQALDDQLSQRFIALDPAGYFLIRVDAAAAELVVEHYRNDVDAKGRATDPETGEVLACRGGGPREAARIYRAKTAKALGIQLTEAEGPLPISQLDHALYLGRELQKAEQAMLQGTPYIQD, encoded by the coding sequence TTGGTGACCTCAGCGGCAACGGCGGCCCAGGCGCTGCAGGCCCTGGATGACCAGCTCTCCCAGCGCTTCATTGCCCTGGATCCCGCCGGATATTTCCTGATCCGTGTCGACGCTGCTGCCGCTGAGCTCGTTGTGGAGCATTACCGCAATGATGTCGACGCGAAGGGTCGCGCCACCGATCCCGAAACCGGGGAAGTGTTGGCCTGCCGTGGTGGCGGACCGCGCGAGGCTGCCCGCATCTATCGGGCCAAAACCGCCAAAGCGCTGGGGATTCAGCTCACCGAGGCGGAGGGGCCGTTGCCGATCTCCCAACTCGATCACGCCCTGTATCTCGGGCGTGAGCTTCAGAAAGCCGAGCAAGCCATGCTGCAGGGCACGCCCTACATCCAGGATTAA
- the rbfA gene encoding 30S ribosome-binding factor RbfA has translation MAPGRRVERVAALIRRETSELLIHGIRDERVHQGMVSITEVEVSGDLQHCKIFVSIYGEDADKQNVLEGLKAASGYLRGELGRRLQMRRAPEVVFQLDRGIEKGTTVLHLLNRLEEERQERDDQPQSSEQESGEPL, from the coding sequence ATGGCACCGGGACGGCGCGTGGAACGGGTCGCGGCACTGATTCGCCGCGAAACCAGCGAACTGCTGATCCATGGCATCCGCGACGAACGGGTGCATCAGGGCATGGTGAGCATCACCGAAGTGGAGGTGAGCGGTGATCTGCAGCATTGCAAGATCTTCGTGAGCATCTATGGCGAAGACGCCGACAAGCAGAACGTTCTGGAGGGCCTGAAAGCCGCCAGCGGCTACCTGCGCGGTGAACTGGGCCGCCGGCTGCAGATGCGCCGCGCCCCGGAGGTGGTGTTCCAACTGGATCGCGGCATCGAAAAGGGCACCACGGTGCTCCACCTGCTCAACCGCCTGGAGGAGGAACGCCAGGAACGGGACGATCAGCCGCAGTCCAGCGAACAGGAGTCTGGCGAACCGTTGTGA
- a CDS encoding dihydrofolate reductase family protein — MARLSAGPLPQVRLVLAISLDGRLAPPAGGAAQLGGAGDRRVLEEALAWADGALIGGGTLRAHHSTCLIRNPQLREQRMQQGRPAQPTALVVSQADAFPQHWPFFGQPIRRLLLSPAKDGAIPSGFDGRLPLAERWPGTLQTLAQRGLSRLLLLGGARLCAGLLQDDAVDGLQLTLTPRLLGGEHCWLPADTLGLPADLGSSAAWGLEAVERLEGDELMLRYRRQRSTRV; from the coding sequence TTGGCCAGACTCTCTGCTGGTCCTTTGCCCCAGGTGCGCCTGGTGCTGGCGATCAGTCTGGATGGACGGCTGGCACCGCCGGCTGGCGGTGCCGCCCAACTGGGTGGAGCCGGTGATCGCCGGGTTCTTGAAGAGGCTTTGGCCTGGGCGGATGGGGCCCTGATCGGAGGCGGAACCCTCCGAGCGCATCACTCCACCTGCTTGATCCGCAATCCGCAGCTGCGCGAGCAGCGGATGCAGCAGGGACGGCCCGCCCAGCCGACCGCTCTGGTGGTGTCGCAAGCCGATGCCTTTCCCCAGCATTGGCCTTTTTTTGGCCAGCCGATCCGCCGCCTGTTGCTGTCGCCCGCCAAGGACGGGGCGATCCCCAGCGGCTTTGATGGGCGGTTGCCGTTGGCTGAACGCTGGCCGGGCACGCTGCAGACCCTGGCTCAGCGGGGCTTGTCCCGTTTGTTGTTGCTGGGCGGGGCGCGGCTCTGTGCCGGATTGCTGCAGGACGATGCGGTGGATGGACTGCAGTTGACCCTCACCCCTCGGCTGCTGGGGGGAGAGCACTGTTGGCTGCCGGCCGACACCCTTGGGCTGCCGGCCGACCTCGGCTCATCCGCGGCCTGGGGGTTGGAGGCGGTTGAGCGTCTGGAGGGCGATGAACTGATGCTGCGTTATCGACGCCAGCGTTCCACCAGGGTCTGA